A region of the Candidatus Moraniibacteriota bacterium genome:
GATTTAATATCAGTTAAATCATATCCAAGAGCTTCTAATTTAGTTATCATTTTATCTAAACGCGACTTTATGTTTTCATAGGCAGGTATATGAAAATTTCTTCTTTCTTCGAATGTATTGATTCTATTTTCTATTGCTTTAGTGATTTTATCACATCTGGCCTGTGTAAGCGTGGAGTTCGAAATCTGACTACCTAAATTTTGAGAAATTCCTAGTGGATTTAAAGTAACTGCATGCGCTATTGAAAACGACGCTAAACCAGCAAAAAAAATGACCGCTAATAATATCTTTTTCATAAGCTTATTTTTAAATAAATTATACATTTTCATTATACAATATAAATAATAAATTGGCTATAAATGATTTTTTCGTAAATAAAAAAACACTTCACTGAGCGTTTTTTGGCACGGGATAGAGGAATCGAACCTCTGCCAACGGTTTTGGAGACCGCCGTACTACCACTATACGAATCCCGCATTGTCACTTTTACATGACAGGTTATTTCATTTCCTTGTGCAGTGTATGTTTTTTACAAAATTTACAATACTTATTCATTTCTAACTTCTCTTTGATCTTCTTCTTGTTGCGTGAAGTATAATATGTAATTCTTTTGCATTCGCTGCATTTCATCTTTACCAAATTTTCCTTAGTTTTTGTTGCCATAAAATTTTTATATATATAAAAAAAATTAAAAAATTATAAATTTCTGAGCCCAGAGGGAGAATCGAACTCCCGACATCATCCTTACCATGGATGCGTTCCGCCACTGAACTATCTGGGCGTCCATGGCTTTTTATTTTTCATTTTGATGGTGGGCAGTGAGGGATTCGAACCCCCGAAGGTACAAGACCGGCTGATTTACAGTCAGCTGCGATTGACCACTCCGCCAACTACCCTTTTTATATAAAGATTTTTCTATCTTTATGAGCCGACTAAGGGATTCGAACCCATAACCTACTGTTTACAAAACAGTTGCTCTACCATTGAGCTAAGTCGGCAATTATTACATTATTATCATTTTTTCAATCTTACGGATTCTAATTTTTGCTTTATAATGAGACGGGCTCAGCATCAGAACTTGTTTGAAACATTCATGCGAATCGCGAAAATTCTTACTTTCCAAATAATAATCACCCAATCTTTCATATGCTTCAATATCACGAGGATTTATTGCAATCCTTTTTATAAGAGCTTCTTCTAATTTGCTTTTCTCCTTATTTTCCATCTGCGGATTAGTTACAGCTTCACGAATTAAGGGACGAATAGGCTTCTCGTCTTGAATATTTTTGGGAAGTTTTTCTTGAATAATATTCTCCTTACTTTTGTCATTTTCTTTTATATCTTGTGATTTTTCTGTTTCCTGCTGTTCAATAATTTTGCGTTGCCTTTTCTCGTGTATGGAATGAAACCAGCTGTTACTTATATTATGGAATTTTAACGATAATAACTTGAATTTATGCATAAGTCTTTCTAAAATTTTCAGCATAAATTGTCCAACTGCAGAAATAACCATAGAAATTTTTCTCTTTGGTTTTTTTTCTCCTTCCTCTTTGGAATTTTCTTGAGCTGGAATCTGTTGGGCTTTACGGGAAAAAAATATTACAAGCACTGAAAGACTTATAATAATTACAATTGGTGGTATTATATAATTCAACATATTAATTAAAAATTAAGATTCAATTTATTCATTCAAAAATATTTCTCACTTTAATCCATCCTTTTTAACAACTGAAATTCCACCATCTTCCATTTTTATCTTAATATCTCCTGTTAGTACATTAAATTCC
Encoded here:
- a CDS encoding tetratricopeptide repeat protein encodes the protein MLNYIIPPIVIIISLSVLVIFFSRKAQQIPAQENSKEEGEKKPKRKISMVISAVGQFMLKILERLMHKFKLLSLKFHNISNSWFHSIHEKRQRKIIEQQETEKSQDIKENDKSKENIIQEKLPKNIQDEKPIRPLIREAVTNPQMENKEKSKLEEALIKRIAINPRDIEAYERLGDYYLESKNFRDSHECFKQVLMLSPSHYKAKIRIRKIEKMIIM
- the rpmG gene encoding 50S ribosomal protein L33 gives rise to the protein MATKTKENLVKMKCSECKRITYYTSRNKKKIKEKLEMNKYCKFCKKHTLHKEMK